CTCACATTGTCCGACCAGCACCAAGACCCGCACACCGACGGCAGTCTGCACGCCGACTGCGCGAACTGCTTCGGGTTATGCTGCGTCGCACTACCCTTCGCCGCCTCGGCCGATTTCGCGGTCGACAGAGGACGCCGGATGGCCGTGCACCAACCTGCTGGCCGACTTCCGCTGCGGCATCCACGCACAGCTGCGCGAGCGAGGCTTTCGCGGCTGCACCGTCTTCGACTGCTTCGGCGCCGGGCAGAAGGTCTCCCAGCTCACCTACGGCGGCAAGGACTGGCGCCAGGACCCGCACACCGCAATGCAGATGTTCGCGGTGTTCCCCGTCATGCGCCAGCTCCACGAACTGCTCTGGTACCTCAACGAAGCACTGACCCTAGCGGCGGCCCGGCCCGTCCACGATGATCTGCGTAAGGCGCTGCGCGACACCGAAGACCTGACCCGCGGCAGCGCCGACACACTCGCCGGCGTTGATGTCGCCGCACTGCGCCACACCATCAACGAACTACTTCTGCGCACCAGCGAACTGGTGCGGGCCACGGTCGCGGGCCGCAAGAGAAACCACCGGGGAGCCGATCTCATCGGGCAGACCTGCGTGGAGCCGACCTGTGGGGCGCCAACCTCCGCGGGGCCTGTCTGATCGCGGCCGACCTGCGCTCGGCCGATCTGATCGGAGTGGACTTCCGCGACACGGATCTGCGCGACGCCGACCTCACCGGCAGCATCTTCCTCACCCAGGACCAGATCAACGCCGCCCAGGGCAACACCGGCACCACACTGCCGCCCACGCTCACCCACCCCCGGCACTGGTGAGACCAACGGCGCGCCATCATCCAGATCCAGGACCCGCACCTACCAGGCACTACCCGCGAACACCGGGCTGTATGAGACCAACTCGGGCACGCTGACCACGCAACCGGACACACTCCCGATCGCCGCCGCCCGGCCCCCGGGGCAGGGCGGCCGATGATCTTTTGGCAAGATCGCCGGGTGCGCTTCTACGCCGATCTGCACATCCACTCGAAGTATTCCCGCGCGTGCAGCAAAGACTGCGACATCGAGCACCTGACCTGGTGGGCGCGCCGCAAGGGCATCACGCTGGTCGGGACCGGCGATTTCACCCACCCCGCCTGGTTCGAGCACCTGCGCGAGGTGCTCGAACCCGCCGAGCCCGGCCTGTTCCGGCTGCGTGGCGACCTCGACACTGACCTCACCCGCAGCCTGCCGGCCACCTGCGGCGGGCAGGTGCGGTTCATGCTGTCCGTGGAGATCTCCACCATCTACAAGTACGGCGAGCGCACCCGCAAGGTCCACCACCTCTGCTACATGCCGGATTTCGCCGCCGCCGAGGAGTTCAACCGGCGGCTGGGCCGCATCGGCAACCTCGGCTCCGACGGCCGCCCGATCCTGGGCCTGGACTCCCGGGACCTGCTGGAGATCACCCTGGAATCCGGCGACGGCGCCTACCTGGTGCCCGCGCACATCTGGACCCCGTGGTTCGCGGTGCTGGGCTCCAAGGCCGGGTTCGACGCGGTGGAAGACTGCTACCGGGATCTGGCCGGGCACATCTTCGCGCTGGAGACCGGGCTCTCCAGCGACCCGGAGATGAACTGGCGGATCTCCGGGCTCGACAGATACACGCTGGTCAGCCACTCCGATGCGCATTCGCCGCCGATGCTGGGCCGGGAGGCCAGCGTCTTCGACACCGACCTGGACTACTTCGCGGTCAAACGGGCGCTGGAGACCGGCGAGGGTTTCGCCGGCACCGTGGAGTTCTTCCCCGAGGAAGGCAAATACCACCTCGACGGACACCGCAAGTGCCAGGTGCGCTTCGAACCGGGCGACACCCGCGCCCACAGTGGACTGTGCCCCGGCTGCGGCAAGCCCCTGACCGTCGGCGTGCTGCACCGCGTCGAAGCGCTCGCCGACCGGCCCACGGGCATCCGCCCCGACGGTGCGGCCGACTTCCACAACCTGATCCCGCTGCCGGAGATCGTGGGCGAGATCCTCGGTGTGGGGCCCAAGAGCAAGAAGGTCTTCGGCCAGATCAGCGACCTCACCGCCGCCCACGGCCCGGAGCTGGCGATCCTCCAGGACGTGCCGATCGACGAGCTGCGGCGCAGCCACGCCCCGGTGGCCGAGGCGATCGAGCGGCTGCGGCACGGCCACGTGCTGCGCGATCCCGGCTACGACGGTGAATACGGCACCATCCGCGTTTTCGACCCGGCCGAGCTCACCCGGCTGCGCACCGGCAATGCGCCCGCATTGTTCGACGACGCGCTGTTCACCCCGCAACCGCAACCAGAACCCGTGGCCGCACCCGTCCCCCCGCCGCTGCCGGAACCCGAACCGCGACCGGCCGCCCTCCCAGATACCGGGCCAGGCGTGCTGGGCGGTCTGGATCCCGACCAGCGCGCGGCGGCCGAAGTCCCGGGCGGGCCGCTGCTGATCGTGGCCGGCCCGGGCACCGGCAAGACCCGCACCGTCACCCACCGGCTGGCGCACCTGGTGCTGGAGCGCGATGTCCCCGCCAGCCAGTGCCTGGCGATCACCTTCACCCGCCGGGCCGCCGAGGAGATGACCGAACGCCTGCAAGCCCTGATCGGCCCGGACGCGCAGCAGATGACCGTGGCCACCTTCCACTCATTCGGCCTGCGGATCCTGCGGGAACACCACGTGCAGCTCGGCCTCGGCGCCGATTTCGGCCTGGCCGATTCCGCCCGCCAGCACGAGATCCTCACCGCGATCACCGGCGACGAACGCACCGCGCGGCGGGTGCAGGCACAGCTCTCGCCCGTGCGCCGGGGCGGCGACGGCGACCCGGAAACCGAGGCGGCGCTGGCGGCGTACCTGGCGGAATTGCGCCAGCAGAACCTGGTCGACTTCGACGACCTCGTCGTGCTGGCGGTGCAGCTGCTCACCGACCATCCCGCAATCGGCGAGGAATACCGGCGCCGCTACCGGTGGATCACCGTCGACGAATACCAGGACGTCGACGAGCTCCAGTACCGGCTGCTGCGGCTGCTCGCCCCGGCCGGGGCCAACCTCACCGCCATCGGCGACCCCGACCAGGCGATCTACTCCTTCCGCGGTGCCGACGTCGGATTCTTCCTGCGCTTCGAGCAGGACTACCCGAGCGCGCCGGTGCTGGCGCTGACCCGCAACTACCGCAGCGGCGTCCACATCCTCGACGGCGCGATCCGCGCCATCACACCGTCCACACTGGTCCCCGACCGCCGGCTGCACCCGGCCTCGAACCGCCAAGCCCACCCCATCGTGGTCCACCAGGCCGGTGATGAACGCACGGAGGCGGCCTTCGTGGCGCGCACGATCGACCAGCTGCTCGGCGGCGCCTCGTTTCATTCCCTCGACAGCGGCCGCGTCCTCGGCGACGGACCCGGCGGCGTCGGCTTCAACGACATCGCAGTGCTGTACCGCACCGACGCGCAGTCGCACGCGATCCTCGATGAGTTGACCCGCTGCGGCCTGCCGGTGCAGAAACGCTCGCACGACCGGCTTTCCGCGCGCCCCGGCGTTGACCTCCTGGTGCGCGAGATGCTGCACGTCGCCGCCCGCACCGGCCCGGTAGCCGATCAGCTGCGCCTGGCGGCCAAGGCCGTTGCCGACACCGTGCCCGAAGACACCCGGCCCGACATCCACACCGCGGTGGAGCTGCTCGGCCCGCTGGCGCAGCGGTGCGGCCAGGATGTGCCGCGGTTCTGCCGCGAGGTGCTGCTTGGCGCCGAGGTCGACACGCTGGACCCGCGCGCCGAGGCCATCTCCTTGCTGACCCTGCACGCCGCCAAGGGCCTGGAGTTCCCGGTGGTCTTTCTCATCGGCTGCGAGGACGGCCTGCTTCCGCTGCGCTGGCCGGGCACCGAGCCCACCGTGGCGGAAGTGGCCGAGGAGCGCCGGCTGTTCTTCGTCGGCATGACCCGGGCTCAAGACCACCTCTACCTCACCCGGGCGACCCGCCGAACGATCCGCGGAACCCAACAGGACCGGACGAGTTCGCCGTTCCTGAATCCTCTCGGCGAGGCGATTATCCAATCCGAAGCCCCCGCCCGGCGCGTCCGCCCGGCCCAGCTGCCCCTGCTGTAGGGCAGTGCGAGGTGATCCGCTTCGGCGCCGCTCCGGACGGGCAGCGGGTGCTGGCGGCGTTGCGGGATCTGCCGACGTTGTGGGGCGGCGGACGCAACAAGGTCGACCGCTCGGAGATCGACGAACAGCTGCTCATCGGCTCCTGGCGGCGACTCGTGCTGCACACCCCTGAGCTGGAAGCCGGGCACGGTGGACTGGCGCGCCTACACCTTCTGCGTGCTGGAACAGTTCCACCGCTGTTTGCGGCGCCGGGACATCTTCGCGGTCAACTCCAGCAAGTGGGGCGACCCCCGCGCGAAACTGCTGGCAGGCAAGGCATGGATCACGGCGAAGCCGGTGGTGCTGGCCAGCCTGAACCTGCCACCCGACCCCGACGATCACCCGGACGAACGCGCGGAGCTGCCGGACGCCACCTTCCGCGAGGTCACCGCCGGGCTCGGCGACAACACCGCGGTCCGCTTCGACGAACACGGCCGCCTGCGCCGACCAGGCGTTCACCCCGGTCACCGGCGGCGAAGCCCGCCTGGCCGACCTGCACATCACCATCGCCGCACTGCTGGTGTCAGAGGCGTGCAACATCGGCTGGACCCCGGTCATCAAGCACAGCGTCCCGGCACTGACCAGGAACCGGTCGCGCACGTGGATGCGACCTATCTGCGGATGGACACGATCAAGGCCGCTAACGCCGCCCTGATCGACGAACAGGCCCGCAATGGCCTGGCCCAGGTCTGGGGTGGTGGGCATGTGGCCAGCGTGGACGGGATGCGGTTCGTCGTGCCGGTGCAGACGATCAACGCCCGCCACAACCCGCACTACTGGGGCCAACACCGGGGCGCGACGTGGCTGAACATGCTCAACGACCAGGCCGCCGGGCTCGCCGGGAAAGTCGTCACGGGCACCCCGCGCGACTCCCTGCACGTCCTGGACGTGCTCTACGACCGCGACGGCGGACAGAAACCACAGGTGATCGTGACCGACACCGCCTCGTAATCCGACATCGTCTTCGGTCTGCTCACCCTGGCCGGGTTCACCTACGCCCCGCAGCTGGCCGATCTGCCGGATCAGAAACTGTGGCGCATCGACACCAAGGCGGACTACGGCCCATTCGCCACCGCCGCCCGAGGCCGCATCGACCTGGACCGGGTGCGGCGGAACTGGCGCCGGTGGCTACGAAGTCCGCGACGAGGACACCGCCCGCCTCTCACCCTTTGTGCGCCACCACACCAACATGCTCGGCCGCTACTCCTTCCTCACCCCGGAACTCGCCGGCGGGCTACGCCCACTGCGCGACCCGTCGGGGCCCGGACGAAGACGAGAACGACTAGAAGCGGCCTGTGGTGCCGCCCGCATTCAAGTGGGTTCGGGCGGCACCACGATGCCCCTGATCAGGCAATTAGTGCCCCGCTGGTCGGAGAGCGAGTGACCACGCGTCCGCAGTCGGTGGTAGTGATCCAGTCGTCCACGGTGGCGTCGGGATCGGTCAGGTCCAGCTCGGCGAGGCTGCCCGCGACGGGAAGGTAGAGGTGGCCGGTGTGGGTGGCGCCGGTTAGGGCGTTCCACCACACCTGGTGGTTGGTTACCGCGGCGGCCGCCACCAGCGCGCCCTGGCCGTCGTGCTGGCCGAGGATCCACTCCAGGGTGTCGCCGGGCACGCAGACGCATACCACCACCCCGCCCAGCAGGCAGTCCGGGAGCGCGGCGAGCCGGGCACGTAGCCGTTGATCGTCCAGTGCCTCCATGAGTACCCGGGTGGCGTGTTCCCGTTCCAGCACTCGCTCGTCGAGGGCCTGGCGCACCCACAGGCCATCCCCGGCCAGGTGCTCGGTGTGCTCGACCCACTGCTCGCGTTGCCCGTTGCGCGCGACGGCAGCGCTCATCAGCCGCTGGGCCTGCCCCAGGGTGTCGGCTCCCAGGGCGATGCCCTGCGCGGGCAGCCAGCCCCGCCACCGGCACCCGTGTTCCCAGTCACTGCGGTACACCGCGTGCAACACCGCCATCACCGTTCACCACCTTCCACAAGCTCTCGTACCCGCGCCTCTTAGCCCAGAGAGGTGATGGTGGCTGCTCTTGAAAAGTTGGTTCAGTGGTTCCAGAATAGGTCGTGCAGTGGTTAGTTGTGAAGCGCTTGAGCTGCGAAAAGGAGGTGACGGCGCATCGTCAGTTCTCCCTCCCTTTGGCTCCGGTGTGGCGGCAGGGCCGCCACACCCCCTTCCACAAGACCCGACCCACTTGCGCGGTCGGGCGGAACCGACAACGAAGGAGTGGGCAGCGATGACGATGGCGTTGGATCCGTTCTTCCGGGATCTCAACCGGTTGGCCACCGAGGTGTTCGGCAGCAGCCGGATGCCGCAGACCATGGCCATGGACGCCTACCGGTCCGGGGAGAACTACGTCGTCGAGTTCGACCTACCGGGCATCGACCCGCAGTCGCTGGAGGTCCACGCGGAAAACAACACCCTGACCGTGCGCGCCCAGCGCCCCGACCGCACTGGCGGCGAGGGTGACGCCGCGGTCCGCTACCTGGCGGCCGAACGCCCGCGGGGCGCCTTCTCCCGGCAGCTGTCGCTGGGCGATGGCCTGGATCTGGACCACATCACCGCCGACTACACCGACGGGGTGCTCACCGTGACTCTGCCCGTGGCCGAGCAGGCCAAGCCCCGCCGCATCGAGGTCGGCCACGGCGGGGGCCGCAAGGTCATCGAAGGCGCCCCGGCTGAATGACGACCAGCGGGCGCCACATCTTCCGGCCCGGGCCCGGACACAAGCCAGACACGTGTCCGGGCCCGGCGTTTCCCACGACGAAAGGCGCCTACGGATCATGGTCGACTCCCCCTCACCGGAGCGTGCGCGCACAGCGTTCGACGACGCCGACTACCCCGCCTACACCATGGGCCGGGCCGCCGACATGCTCGGCGTCACCCCCGACTTCCTGCGCAGCCTGGACGCCGCCGGGCTGCTGACCCCCGACCGCTCCACCGGCGGGCACCGCCGCTACAGCCGCACCGAACTCACCCTCGCCGCCCGCGTGCGCGAACTCCTCGACAGCGACCTGACCATCCTCACCGCCGCCTGCCGCATCGCCCAACTCGAACGCGACCTCACCACCACCCGGCAGCACCTGGCCGCACTCGACACCCCACCCCGGCACACGCGCCGAGCGTGAAGTATCGAGGGCCCGCACCTGCCGGTGTGCAAGACGAGGGCAGCAACCCCTCTTCCTGGGCCCCGACCGCGATGCCCGGGCTGTGTTGCACGGGCTCAACGGAGTACTGCTTCTGCACGGCACCGACGAGGTCCCAGTCCTGGCGTTCGTCAACCCGGAACGGGAAGCATGGGGACGCCGCGCTTTCTGGGTCAACGAACCCCCGCTGCGGCTGCGAGGCAGCCGCGTACTCACCGACGACGAGCACCAGCTGGCTGTGTCGGTCGATGCTGCCCGCCGGCCCCGCCGCGGCGGAATTCCGGCGCCTTGCCCGCGCTGGGATCGATGGCGCCAACACTGCGATGTTGGACGAATGCGCCCGCATGACCCCCACAGCAGCGCCGCGCGGCCGCCAACACCGCCGCCGACATCCTCGACAATTCCCGCAGCACTAGGCCGACTAGAGCGATCCGTTTCTGTCGTCAAATGACCCTTTGACGACAGATGGTCGAGAGTTCGTCCGGCCGGGCGGATCATGGGAAAACCGCCGCCCTGATCCAATGCGATCCGTCTCCGAGCTGTACCGGCTGTGCCGCGACCTGGCCGACATCCTGGCGGTGCGGGACTGGTGCCGCGCGCATGGGGTGAAGCTGCGCGTGCTGTCCGGCGCGCTGTCGGGCATCGTGGACCTAGCCGCCACTGACGCGACCACCACCATGCTGGTCAACGTCCTGGTCTCGGTCGGCCAGTTCCAGCGCGACCTGCAGAACGAACTCGCCCGTGATGGCCTGGCCGCCGCGTGGGCGCAAGGGGCGAAGTCCGGACGCCGGCCGCGCCTGGCCCAGCTCGGTGTCTTGGAGGAGGTGCGGCAGGCGTTCCGCGACGGCGCCAGCATCGCCGCACTGGCCCGCGAACACCAGGTCAGCCGGGTCGCCATCCGCACCGCCGTGGCCGACCTGATGCCCGACCGCCCCGAGCGGCCCGCGGCCACCGCTGACGAGCCGCAGCCGGTGCGCATCGAGATCCCCGGCAAGATCGCTCGCCACCTGCCGAACACGACGACCTGGACGACGTCGAACGCCACGCCCTGCGGCAGGGTCGCGAAGTCCGCCGCGGTCAGGGCTACAAGCCTGCACGTCACCGCGCTACCGGACGTACACCAGGCGCTGCTCGCCGCTGCGGCGGCGCTGGGAGGCGAAGGCGCATCCCCGGCCGACCGCAAGGCGTACCGGATCTACGCGGACCGGCTGAACAACGCCTGACAAGGGACGCCGCCCATCGGCGTGTTGCAGATCACAGCGAATCTCGGCGGCGCCATCCTCATCTGCTCACTGACCAGCAGCGTTAAGGCTTAGCGCACGATCCGGCATCGATGTTCCTCAAGCCCCGGGACGCCTACCTCGGCAAGCCCGACCCGGTCGACACCGGGTCACAGAACCCGGTCGCTTATTGCACGCTGCCCGAGGAGCAGCAGTTCGTGCAGCGGCCCTGCGCGTGCGGCTGCGACAAGCTCACCGACCGGGACTTCCCGCCCGGCCACGACGTACGCGCCATGCAGCAGCGCGTGAGCGACCACTTCGACGGGCTCCGCTGGAGTTCGTCCAGTGGGTCGACGACGTGCTCGCCAGCACCGCTGGTGCCGCCTCGGACAGGTCGGCGTGATGGCCTGCGGAAGGCACCGGTGGTGACACCGCGGCCAGCCCGTCTTCCCGATGACCGCCGCCGGGCACGGCCGCGTCCACCACGACCGCCTGGCCGATTCCCGGCGGCTGGCCGAGCTCGCCGGAAGCGCACCGCAGGAGTCAGGACGACGCGCTCAGCGTTTGGTGCGGTAATGCCGGGCGAGGTGATCCCGGAGTCGAGCGTGGCGGAATTGGTAAAGCGAACCGGCCTGGCGCAGGACGCCTCGGTCGTAGGCGTCTTCGAGGAAGCGTTTCACACGCCACGGCAGGCGACCGGTAAGCGGGAGCCACACGCGACCGAATAGCAGCCAGGTTCCCCACGTTGACCGCAATAAGAAGGCCTGCGTGACCATGAGTCCGACCGCGAACCCGGCCACGAGTCCGAATACCGTAGTGCTCAGGAAACCGTCCACGAGTCCGACCGAGAGTCCGACCGTGGACCCAGCCAGGATCGCACGGATGAGTGTGACGGTGCGGTCGGTCCTTAAAAGTTGCCACGGGCTGACTGCTTCTCGAGGATCATGGCTGTCGCCCAGTACTACCAAGACGACATTCACGAGACCGACAGCGAGCCCGGTCGCGGGCGCGACTACGAGCCCGACTGCGAATCCGCCCACGAGCCCGGACACAAAGTCGAGTACCCCGCCCACAAGCCCGATCGCGAACCCGAACGCGAATCCGGCATTGAACCCGGACAGAAGCTTCCTGGTCCCCGGGAAATGTCGAGCTCGCTCGGTGTTTCTCCGAATGCGCAGCCGTAGCCGTTCTGGTTCTACGGCGGTGTGTCTGTGCCGGAGTCTCACTTCGTTGACCAGCCCGGTAGCGAGCCCGGCCGCGAGCCCGATAGCGGGCCCGGCCGCGAGCCCGAGAGCCAGCGCGCGCGAACTCCCGATGGCAAGCGTGCCGACGAATCCACCCACTGCCGACAGCAACCCGACCATGAGCACGCCGGCGAGCCCACCTACGAGCCCGACCGCGCCCATGGTGGTGAGGATGCGGGTGCTGCGGCGCAGGGTGGTGGAAAGTTGCCACCAGGTGAGGTCGTGGGTGTTGCGTTGTCCGAGGTGGTCGGCGAGGTAGCCGAGCCAGTGCCGGACCCGGTCAGGGGCCCAGTCCGGTTGTCGTTTTCCGCGTGAGTTGGTGTCGCGGTCGCGGTAGACGGTGTCCAGGTAGCGGCCGAGCAGGTATTCCTCGATGTCTGTGTCGGTGGGAAAACGCCGGGTATCGAGGAGTTCGTCGGGGTGGCGTGCCGGGGTGCCGTTATGGATGGTGTGGGCCAGCATGACCATCAAGGGCGTCGTCAGCACCGGAGTGAGGTTCTGACTCGCGGTGTCGCCGGGCGCAGTGCGCAGATGGTTGAAAACCGTGTCCCATTCCGGGCTCCGGGATTTGGTGGTGCCGAGGCGTAAAAACCGGTGAGCTTCCTCAACGGAGAGGTCTTGGACCTCGATGGCCGCGGCACGCCCGACCGCGTTGACCTCATGGGCGGCCCGGGTGTATTCACCGGATCGGCTGGTGACGACAAGTGGCCAGTCGACGTCACTGATCTCGCTGATCGCATCGGGGTGATGCCGGGCGGGGATTTCGTCGAAGCCGTCGAGGACGGGAAGGATCATTTCGCTGTCGACGAGCGCCTCGGCCATTCTTTTCCTGGTGGCCGGGTCCCGGGCTTCGAGGAAGGGGAAGTCGCGCAGGAGTTGCCGGACCAGCCAGGGTTGCAGCCCGGTCGAGGCGGGGCTCCAGGCGCTAAGGCTGAACAGCACCGGTACCGGACCGGGCACCTTGGTGTCTTGAAGCAGGTCAATGATGAGGCGGTGTGCCAGCACGGTCTTACCCGCGCCGGCTTTCCCGAGGATTACCAGACGTTTTGAGTGGATGGCCTGGTAGGTGTCCCGGATAACCGTGAAATGCCCCGCCAACGACATCCGATCATCACGACCGGTTACTCCGTGGATCTTCTCCCAGTGATCGAGCAGGTCCTCGGATGCGGTGTGCCAGCGCACTGAGAGCGCGTCCGCACTGGTGATCCCCCAGTGCCGCATCTCTTGTGCGCTGAGTGTCCGCACTTCGGTGGCGAGATCCTGGACCACCTTGGTTTGTGCCTCCCCGGCTCCCAGCAGGGCGGATCTTTGCGGTAACAACAGGATATCGCCATGTACGGCACCGGCCTGAACGGAATGCCCGGCAACATAGCCGGTGCTCTGGTTATGGATCTCGCCGTCCTCCGCCACACCGTGCAGTGTGCCGTATACGCCGTACGAAACCCTCCCGAATACCACAAACCCAGCGAAGTCGCGCCGAATCGCATCGTCCCCGCTCAGTTCCGCCCAAAAGTTCCGCGATGCCGCCGCGCCCCTCAGCCCACCTCGGCCCCCACCGACGGGACGGTGGGCGCGTGGCCGGCGGCCTGTA
The sequence above is a segment of the Saccharopolyspora phatthalungensis genome. Coding sequences within it:
- a CDS encoding ATP-dependent helicase, which produces MLGGLDPDQRAAAEVPGGPLLIVAGPGTGKTRTVTHRLAHLVLERDVPASQCLAITFTRRAAEEMTERLQALIGPDAQQMTVATFHSFGLRILREHHVQLGLGADFGLADSARQHEILTAITGDERTARRVQAQLSPVRRGGDGDPETEAALAAYLAELRQQNLVDFDDLVVLAVQLLTDHPAIGEEYRRRYRWITVDEYQDVDELQYRLLRLLAPAGANLTAIGDPDQAIYSFRGADVGFFLRFEQDYPSAPVLALTRNYRSGVHILDGAIRAITPSTLVPDRRLHPASNRQAHPIVVHQAGDERTEAAFVARTIDQLLGGASFHSLDSGRVLGDGPGGVGFNDIAVLYRTDAQSHAILDELTRCGLPVQKRSHDRLSARPGVDLLVREMLHVAARTGPVADQLRLAAKAVADTVPEDTRPDIHTAVELLGPLAQRCGQDVPRFCREVLLGAEVDTLDPRAEAISLLTLHAAKGLEFPVVFLIGCEDGLLPLRWPGTEPTVAEVAEERRLFFVGMTRAQDHLYLTRATRRTIRGTQQDRTSSPFLNPLGEAIIQSEAPARRVRPAQLPLL
- a CDS encoding Hsp20/alpha crystallin family protein, with amino-acid sequence MTMALDPFFRDLNRLATEVFGSSRMPQTMAMDAYRSGENYVVEFDLPGIDPQSLEVHAENNTLTVRAQRPDRTGGEGDAAVRYLAAERPRGAFSRQLSLGDGLDLDHITADYTDGVLTVTLPVAEQAKPRRIEVGHGGGRKVIEGAPAE
- a CDS encoding helix-turn-helix domain-containing protein — encoded protein: MVDSPSPERARTAFDDADYPAYTMGRAADMLGVTPDFLRSLDAAGLLTPDRSTGGHRRYSRTELTLAARVRELLDSDLTILTAACRIAQLERDLTTTRQHLAALDTPPRHTRRA
- a CDS encoding recombinase family protein codes for the protein MRSVSELYRLCRDLADILAVRDWCRAHGVKLRVLSGALSGIVDLAATDATTTMLVNVLVSVGQFQRDLQNELARDGLAAAWAQGAKSGRRPRLAQLGVLEEVRQAFRDGASIAALAREHQVSRVAIRTAVADLMPDRPERPAATADEPQPVRIEIPGKIARHLPNTTTWTTSNATPCGRVAKSAAVRATSLHVTALPDVHQALLAAAAALGGEGASPADRKAYRIYADRLNNA
- a CDS encoding NACHT domain-containing protein; this encodes MAEDGEIHNQSTGYVAGHSVQAGAVHGDILLLPQRSALLGAGEAQTKVVQDLATEVRTLSAQEMRHWGITSADALSVRWHTASEDLLDHWEKIHGVTGRDDRMSLAGHFTVIRDTYQAIHSKRLVILGKAGAGKTVLAHRLIIDLLQDTKVPGPVPVLFSLSAWSPASTGLQPWLVRQLLRDFPFLEARDPATRKRMAEALVDSEMILPVLDGFDEIPARHHPDAISEISDVDWPLVVTSRSGEYTRAAHEVNAVGRAAAIEVQDLSVEEAHRFLRLGTTKSRSPEWDTVFNHLRTAPGDTASQNLTPVLTTPLMVMLAHTIHNGTPARHPDELLDTRRFPTDTDIEEYLLGRYLDTVYRDRDTNSRGKRQPDWAPDRVRHWLGYLADHLGQRNTHDLTWWQLSTTLRRSTRILTTMGAVGLVGGLAGVLMVGLLSAVGGFVGTLAIGSSRALALGLAAGPAIGLAAGLATGLVNEVRLRHRHTAVEPERLRLRIRRNTERARHFPGTRKLLSGFNAGFAFGFAIGLVGGVLDFVSGLVGGFAVGLVVAPATGLAVGLVNVVLVVLGDSHDPREAVSPWQLLRTDRTVTLIRAILAGSTVGLSVGLVDGFLSTTVFGLVAGFAVGLMVTQAFLLRSTWGTWLLFGRVWLPLTGRLPWRVKRFLEDAYDRGVLRQAGSLYQFRHARLRDHLARHYRTKR